A single genomic interval of Vibrio gallicus harbors:
- the gntH gene encoding guanitoxin biosynthesis MBL fold metallo-hydrolase GntH, with translation MRTFAKLSVISTAMIVATTAFAADPMMEYNTKQTQSKLENVQTFEYHEGETLDEYLESQPKGKLYSSEEEVLSVLMGGVNTGDYRQKTNTGWKEGLMFEGIAPYGDHMVSGANWFPRTEEVQPDEMRVTFMGTSPMIRPGQANTSIYVELGNGSNFVFDLGEASIANYVAAGVALNELDHIFITHLHVDHYGSLPYLYQFGGWNGRWEKPLNIYGPSGATPEYGTRHMVEGMQQMLNWHTDAFDVFPAGNDIVVHEFDFRDDGGVIYDQDNVEVIHWRRSHAKDGASGYRLNWTQDDGRVLSFVWTGDGRPTELDLKYAKGADLFITELQTEIFGVSSIIQGVPPFLARYTVDTHHTPAYAAGYVANEVQPRLFMTTHMTFDPYLNEETVAEVRHHWKGPYHFGAPDGIVVNMTKDNAWVREGILPDFPNARAPQFDMADGQEFRIPLPKNRREDIQEQEIRDLEIDPKLYYPEGYMPELMTEWPVDKDIVMPTEAVPASMKEGMNSKQEYVDRVREHHGLERKSVTRPTQPGEGSGTDKE, from the coding sequence ATGAGAACTTTCGCAAAATTATCAGTAATCTCCACAGCTATGATTGTTGCAACAACGGCGTTTGCTGCAGACCCAATGATGGAATACAACACTAAGCAAACTCAATCGAAACTAGAAAATGTTCAAACCTTTGAATACCACGAAGGTGAGACGTTAGATGAATATTTGGAGTCTCAGCCAAAAGGCAAGTTGTACTCGTCTGAAGAAGAGGTGTTATCCGTATTAATGGGCGGTGTTAACACCGGTGACTACCGTCAAAAAACAAACACCGGCTGGAAAGAAGGCTTGATGTTTGAAGGTATTGCGCCGTATGGAGACCATATGGTCTCTGGTGCAAACTGGTTTCCTCGCACTGAAGAGGTTCAACCTGATGAGATGCGCGTAACCTTTATGGGTACATCACCAATGATTCGCCCAGGACAGGCTAATACCTCCATTTACGTTGAATTGGGCAATGGTTCCAATTTTGTATTCGATTTGGGTGAGGCCTCTATTGCTAACTATGTAGCTGCAGGTGTTGCGCTAAATGAACTGGACCATATCTTTATTACTCACTTGCACGTTGATCACTATGGCTCACTGCCTTACCTCTATCAATTTGGTGGCTGGAACGGTCGTTGGGAAAAACCGTTAAACATCTATGGCCCAAGTGGTGCAACACCGGAATACGGTACTCGCCACATGGTGGAAGGCATGCAGCAAATGCTTAACTGGCACACTGATGCGTTTGATGTTTTCCCAGCTGGCAACGACATCGTAGTACATGAGTTTGATTTCCGAGATGATGGTGGGGTTATTTATGACCAAGATAATGTTGAAGTTATCCACTGGCGTCGTAGTCATGCTAAAGATGGTGCATCTGGTTATCGCCTGAACTGGACCCAAGATGATGGACGCGTCCTATCATTTGTTTGGACAGGTGACGGTCGTCCAACAGAACTAGACCTTAAGTATGCAAAAGGTGCTGATTTGTTTATCACTGAACTGCAAACCGAAATCTTTGGTGTATCGTCAATCATTCAGGGGGTACCGCCGTTCTTAGCTCGTTATACCGTTGATACGCACCATACTCCTGCTTATGCAGCCGGTTACGTTGCAAATGAGGTACAACCTCGCTTGTTCATGACTACGCATATGACATTTGACCCGTACCTAAACGAAGAAACAGTTGCAGAGGTTCGCCATCACTGGAAGGGGCCATATCACTTTGGTGCGCCAGATGGCATCGTGGTGAATATGACCAAAGATAATGCTTGGGTTCGTGAAGGTATCTTACCTGATTTCCCTAACGCAAGAGCGCCACAGTTCGATATGGCTGATGGTCAAGAATTTAGAATTCCATTGCCTAAGAATCGTCGTGAAGACATTCAAGAACAAGAGATCCGTGATTTAGAGATAGACCCAAAACTGTACTACCCAGAAGGTTATATGCCTGAACTTATGACCGAATGGCCTGTAGATAAAGACATTGTAATGCCAACAGAAGCGGTACCAGCTTCAATGAAAGAAGGCATGAATAGCAAGCAAGAGTACGTAGATAGAGTTCGTGAACACCACGGCCTAGAGCGTAAATCAGTGACTCGCCCAACGCAGCCAGGAGAGGGCTCAGGAACCGATAAAGAATAG
- a CDS encoding lipid-binding SYLF domain-containing protein, with the protein MTACSSSIPYEEREEIRQSIDDETDQLIEELAEVYPEIYTQIEEADGYASGVMSNVKVPLVGGGTGIGAVYSNIDDSTTYINLHRYDVGAGLGLSSYKMISIIDTPEDLEKFSKGFNEPSWGTDWNLSTSGIEKEKVYYLEDSELPTYLVFESNASAVGSARMMSVSVNDELTETGLGNAKFTNHVSSGDESNPRWDRPLPFFAQDVVDQGFSLPLPFGVSLLYAETKQDMSITGLEAGFNGGNTRPIEFMTFDNNYSHSRSPQLKLDAWVFPFMNVFASVGKVNGMAHVEFASDGSVANGIGDAITGSKICTKPGPKPDFCDSWSGHNGWDAAVDVDLDGWNYTIGATFAAGWKDYFLAIPVSVSYVDMKNARAEELVINVTPRIGKQIPLKGTSSVDVYVGVSYLDSTLTIHGEHYEGLDGHHINYKIEQENLDKWMGLIGASYNFNRSWALQAEYGQNGSDKRQFVSSLTHRF; encoded by the coding sequence ATGACCGCTTGTAGCTCTTCTATTCCATATGAAGAGAGAGAAGAGATCCGTCAATCAATAGATGACGAAACGGATCAGTTGATAGAAGAGTTAGCAGAGGTTTACCCAGAGATTTATACTCAAATCGAAGAGGCTGACGGGTATGCCAGTGGTGTAATGTCTAATGTAAAAGTGCCATTGGTTGGAGGAGGCACAGGTATTGGCGCTGTCTATAGCAATATTGACGACTCTACAACCTATATTAACCTGCATCGCTACGATGTTGGTGCTGGGCTTGGCCTTAGTAGCTATAAAATGATTTCAATTATTGATACCCCTGAAGACCTTGAAAAGTTTAGTAAAGGTTTCAATGAACCGTCTTGGGGAACTGACTGGAACTTAAGTACCAGCGGTATCGAGAAAGAGAAGGTCTATTATCTCGAGGATAGTGAGCTCCCAACCTACCTTGTGTTTGAGTCCAACGCCTCAGCGGTTGGTAGTGCTCGCATGATGTCGGTTTCTGTTAATGACGAGTTGACTGAAACTGGATTAGGTAATGCAAAATTTACCAACCATGTATCAAGTGGTGATGAGTCAAATCCAAGATGGGATAGGCCATTACCATTTTTTGCACAGGATGTGGTTGATCAAGGCTTCAGTCTTCCTTTACCGTTTGGTGTTAGCCTTCTCTATGCAGAAACTAAACAAGATATGTCCATTACAGGGCTGGAAGCTGGCTTTAATGGTGGAAATACTCGGCCGATAGAGTTCATGACCTTTGATAACAACTACTCGCATAGTAGATCTCCCCAATTGAAGCTCGATGCTTGGGTTTTTCCTTTTATGAACGTATTTGCGTCTGTAGGTAAGGTTAATGGTATGGCTCACGTTGAGTTTGCATCAGATGGCTCTGTGGCAAATGGTATTGGTGATGCCATCACAGGGAGTAAAATATGTACAAAACCGGGACCAAAGCCTGATTTTTGTGATTCGTGGAGTGGTCACAATGGATGGGATGCAGCAGTAGATGTCGATTTGGATGGATGGAACTACACCATAGGTGCAACATTTGCGGCAGGTTGGAAAGATTACTTTCTGGCGATACCTGTGTCAGTCAGTTATGTTGACATGAAAAATGCCAGAGCAGAAGAGCTCGTTATTAATGTAACGCCACGCATCGGGAAACAGATCCCACTTAAAGGTACAAGTAGTGTTGACGTGTATGTTGGCGTTAGCTATCTCGATAGCACCTTAACAATTCATGGCGAACATTATGAAGGTTTGGATGGTCATCATATCAACTATAAGATAGAACAAGAAAACCTCGATAAGTGGATGGGATTAATAGGCGCAAGCTATAATTTCAATCGTTCATGGGCCCTGCAAGCCGAATATGGACAAAATGGTTCTGATAAACGTCAGTTTGTGTCCTCTTTGACCCATCGATTTTAA
- a CDS encoding YadA C-terminal domain-containing protein, producing MKKLIIATAIVSASLTANAFAEGGNKEAIVSGVSNTIIALNAENENVANWFKADVTGDNEAKYEASQAIVEDFKNGEFTEQQIEAMKSYSPASGDGESFASYVAQGAVLGMTDEEYAQAQQNNPELANMSKEEAANAAYAKVAENNPNEVTKPENIRGALARAEEIIGKSVGERVQERSTERSYDRREQASDSLANALEQQAIGEEYQDRVDGVMAGSHAVANARPMLSQEGDTAVGVGVGYAGDTGAVAIGVGHSFNEDWSASATVNATTGDYAEVSAGGGVQYVF from the coding sequence ATGAAAAAACTAATTATCGCTACAGCTATCGTTTCAGCTTCATTAACCGCTAATGCCTTTGCTGAAGGTGGAAATAAAGAAGCTATAGTATCTGGCGTATCTAATACAATAATCGCTCTCAACGCTGAAAATGAGAATGTGGCTAATTGGTTCAAAGCCGATGTCACGGGTGATAATGAAGCAAAATATGAAGCATCACAGGCTATCGTTGAAGACTTCAAGAACGGTGAGTTTACAGAGCAACAAATAGAAGCAATGAAATCTTACAGCCCAGCCTCTGGTGACGGAGAAAGCTTCGCCTCATATGTTGCACAAGGCGCAGTTCTGGGAATGACTGATGAAGAGTACGCACAAGCACAACAAAACAACCCTGAATTAGCCAATATGTCTAAAGAAGAAGCGGCAAATGCAGCCTATGCTAAAGTCGCTGAAAACAACCCAAACGAAGTTACCAAGCCAGAGAACATTCGAGGCGCACTAGCAAGAGCTGAAGAAATTATCGGCAAGAGTGTCGGTGAACGAGTTCAGGAACGTTCAACGGAACGAAGCTATGACCGTCGAGAACAAGCCTCGGATTCTCTAGCAAATGCATTAGAGCAGCAAGCTATAGGGGAAGAATATCAAGATCGCGTTGATGGTGTTATGGCAGGTTCACATGCGGTTGCCAATGCTCGACCAATGTTAAGCCAAGAAGGCGATACTGCTGTAGGCGTGGGTGTCGGCTATGCTGGCGACACCGGCGCAGTCGCAATTGGCGTAGGTCATTCTTTCAATGAAGATTGGTCTGCATCGGCAACGGTAAACGCAACTACAGGGGACTATGCTGAAGTCTCAGCCGGTGGTGGTGTTCAATATGTATTCTAA
- a CDS encoding electron transport complex subunit E — MSDTTTELTPSKEALKAEHKTLLKNGLWSNNPGLVQLLGLCPLLAVSATVTNAMGLGIATMTVLVITNVIISLLRNHVPQEIRLPIFVMIIAATVTCVQLVMNAYAYGLYLSLGIFIPLIVTNCVIIGRAEAYASRNTPLLAAADGFWMGLGMTATLVVLGAIREILGNGTLFDGADLLLGSWASVLRIELFHVDSNFLLAMLPPGAFIGVGFLIAAKNWLDHHQAQKAPKPEKQKIERVRVTNS, encoded by the coding sequence ATGTCGGATACCACAACCGAACTTACCCCATCGAAAGAGGCGCTAAAAGCAGAGCACAAAACACTGCTTAAAAACGGACTATGGAGCAATAACCCAGGCTTAGTACAGCTTTTAGGTTTGTGTCCATTGCTGGCCGTTTCCGCTACAGTGACTAACGCAATGGGCTTAGGTATTGCAACGATGACAGTATTGGTCATCACCAATGTCATTATTTCTTTGTTGCGTAACCATGTGCCACAAGAGATCAGATTACCTATCTTTGTCATGATAATTGCCGCGACCGTGACTTGCGTACAACTGGTTATGAATGCTTACGCTTACGGCCTGTATTTATCCCTTGGTATCTTCATTCCGTTAATCGTAACCAACTGCGTGATTATTGGTCGCGCTGAGGCTTACGCATCTAGAAACACCCCACTTTTAGCCGCCGCAGATGGCTTTTGGATGGGCTTAGGCATGACTGCTACTTTGGTTGTACTGGGTGCAATTCGTGAAATCTTAGGCAATGGCACTCTGTTTGATGGTGCTGACCTATTGCTTGGCAGTTGGGCTTCGGTGCTAAGAATTGAGCTGTTTCACGTTGATAGCAATTTCTTATTGGCAATGTTACCGCCTGGCGCCTTTATCGGTGTAGGCTTCTTGATTGCAGCTAAAAACTGGCTTGACCATCATCAAGCACAAAAAGCACCCAAGCCAGAAAAGCAAAAAATAGAACGGGTACGTGTTACCAATAGCTAA
- a CDS encoding DUF6559 family protein, which produces MFRYIQRRRIKKVIKVLSPILVKGYGRRDYFTIGQIQANTQQLSKRQQQISLALFADPQQLDLENTPSLAQIRGDISYDFFLANEYNARDVLNLLGKGKWKGGRMDDDMSHRMGMNSRY; this is translated from the coding sequence ATGTTTCGATATATTCAACGCCGTAGAATTAAGAAGGTCATTAAGGTGCTGTCACCCATATTAGTCAAAGGTTATGGCAGACGAGATTACTTCACTATCGGGCAAATACAGGCAAATACACAACAGCTATCTAAACGTCAGCAGCAGATCTCACTGGCACTGTTTGCTGACCCTCAACAGCTAGATTTGGAAAATACCCCTTCTCTTGCTCAAATACGCGGCGATATATCCTACGATTTCTTTTTGGCCAATGAGTATAATGCGCGTGACGTTCTTAATTTATTAGGCAAAGGAAAGTGGAAAGGTGGTCGCATGGATGATGATATGTCACACCGAATGGGAATGAATAGCCGCTATTAA
- the sodB gene encoding superoxide dismutase [Fe] has product MAFELPALPFAKDALEPHISAETLDFHHGKHHNTYVVKLNGLIPGTEFEGKTLEEIVKTSSGGVFNNAAQIWNHTFYWNCLAPNAGGEPTGAVAQAITAAFGSFEEFKAKFTDSAINNFGSSWTWLVKKADGSLDIVNTSNAATPLTEEGVTPLLTVDLWEHAYYIDYRNVRPEYMNGFWALVNWDFVAQNLAK; this is encoded by the coding sequence ATGGCATTTGAACTACCCGCTCTTCCTTTCGCAAAAGATGCACTAGAACCACATATCTCTGCTGAAACTCTAGATTTTCACCACGGCAAACACCACAACACTTACGTGGTTAAGCTAAATGGCCTGATCCCAGGTACTGAGTTTGAAGGCAAAACCCTTGAAGAGATCGTAAAAACTTCTTCAGGTGGCGTATTTAACAACGCAGCACAAATCTGGAACCACACTTTCTACTGGAACTGTCTAGCACCAAACGCTGGCGGTGAACCAACTGGTGCAGTTGCGCAAGCTATTACAGCTGCATTTGGCTCTTTCGAAGAGTTCAAAGCGAAATTTACTGATTCAGCTATCAACAACTTCGGTTCATCTTGGACTTGGCTTGTTAAAAAAGCAGACGGTTCATTGGATATCGTAAACACTTCAAATGCAGCAACGCCGCTAACTGAAGAAGGTGTAACGCCACTACTAACCGTTGACCTGTGGGAACATGCGTACTACATCGATTACCGTAACGTTCGTCCAGAGTACATGAATGGCTTCTGGGCTCTAGTTAACTGGGACTTTGTTGCACAAAACCTAGCTAAATAG
- the rsxG gene encoding electron transport complex subunit RsxG — translation MLRTIRKNGLVLALFAVISTGIVAVTNLLTKDTIQQQRTAQLQGLLNQVVPNQLHDNELYSNCVALSGDEVGSKEPLPMYIATQANKPVAVALEAIAPDGYNGSIKLLIGVDLYGNVLGVRVLEQNETPGLGDKIDLRVSDWILSFTNKVITQDNHDLWHVRKDGGQFDQFTGATITPRAVVKAVYNAGLYFKKNQQTILNNSPQCEVQ, via the coding sequence ATGTTAAGAACAATCAGAAAAAATGGACTGGTTTTAGCCTTATTTGCTGTAATTTCCACAGGTATCGTTGCGGTAACTAACCTATTAACTAAAGATACTATTCAGCAGCAAAGAACCGCTCAACTGCAAGGGCTACTTAATCAAGTAGTTCCTAATCAACTGCACGACAATGAGCTTTACTCTAATTGTGTTGCACTTTCCGGGGACGAGGTTGGATCAAAAGAGCCACTACCTATGTATATTGCGACCCAGGCCAATAAACCGGTGGCGGTTGCACTAGAGGCAATAGCACCGGATGGTTATAACGGTTCAATAAAACTGCTTATTGGTGTCGATCTTTACGGTAACGTGCTTGGAGTTCGAGTTTTAGAGCAAAATGAAACCCCCGGCCTAGGTGACAAAATTGACTTGCGTGTCTCGGATTGGATTTTATCTTTTACAAATAAAGTTATCACCCAAGACAATCACGACCTGTGGCATGTGCGTAAAGATGGTGGTCAATTTGACCAATTTACTGGCGCTACAATTACCCCTAGAGCAGTAGTAAAAGCGGTATATAATGCTGGCCTTTACTTCAAGAAAAACCAACAAACCATACTCAACAACTCACCACAATGTGAGGTGCAATAA
- a CDS encoding SDR family oxidoreductase produces MVINGSVILITSAGTILGRNLTQYFASLGAKIVVTDCDKQQLQQTYAECLEAGRDVYPYFIKDYSQHSVDQLFNFIETQFEQSIDILINNWLNRPLPTLTSSASGEEFGSQFSHLAQSMYSFGHSCANQMCKHHKHGVIVNLLTNECLDKILGTESASSMVDGMTKSWAKELQPFDIRVGGILPTIHHDAHDDYLSNFAKLSDELVRNAEYIIENDSFHGRVMSC; encoded by the coding sequence ATGGTTATTAATGGGTCAGTCATCCTTATCACGTCTGCAGGTACTATCCTTGGCAGAAATCTCACGCAATATTTTGCAAGCTTAGGTGCAAAAATTGTCGTAACAGATTGTGATAAACAACAATTACAACAAACATATGCTGAATGCCTTGAAGCTGGACGTGACGTCTATCCATATTTTATTAAAGACTACTCCCAGCACTCTGTTGACCAGCTTTTTAACTTCATTGAAACCCAGTTTGAGCAAAGCATCGATATACTAATAAACAATTGGTTAAATCGCCCTTTACCTACCTTAACCAGTTCAGCATCTGGAGAGGAATTCGGTTCTCAGTTTTCTCATCTTGCCCAATCGATGTATAGCTTTGGTCACTCCTGCGCTAACCAAATGTGTAAGCACCATAAGCACGGGGTTATCGTCAACCTACTTACCAACGAGTGTCTGGACAAAATATTAGGCACAGAAAGCGCCAGCTCTATGGTCGACGGGATGACCAAAAGCTGGGCAAAAGAGTTACAACCATTTGATATCCGAGTTGGTGGTATTCTGCCAACAATTCATCATGATGCACACGATGACTATCTCAGCAACTTTGCAAAACTCAGTGACGAACTGGTTCGAAATGCCGAATATATTATAGAAAATGACTCTTTCCACGGCAGGGTTATGTCTTGTTAA
- the rnt gene encoding ribonuclease T has product MTVENEALTLKDRFRGYFPVVIDVETAGFNASTDALLEICAITLAMDENGDLHPATTLHFHVEPFEGANLEKEALDFLGMRDPFSPLRGAIPESEALKEIYKVVRKEQKNAGCNRAIIVAHNAAFDHGFVSKANERCKLKRVPFHPFATFDTATLSGLAFGQTVLAKACKTAGIEFDNKEAHSALYDTQKTTELFCTIVNKWKALGGWPLIDSNQE; this is encoded by the coding sequence ATGACTGTAGAAAATGAAGCTTTGACGCTAAAAGATCGCTTTAGAGGATATTTCCCTGTAGTTATCGATGTTGAAACCGCTGGGTTCAATGCCTCAACCGATGCGTTGCTTGAGATTTGCGCCATAACTCTGGCTATGGATGAAAATGGTGATCTTCATCCTGCCACGACTTTGCATTTCCATGTAGAGCCTTTCGAAGGCGCCAATCTAGAAAAAGAAGCCCTAGACTTCTTAGGTATGCGTGACCCTTTTAGCCCGTTGCGTGGTGCAATTCCTGAATCTGAAGCGTTAAAAGAAATCTATAAAGTTGTGCGCAAAGAACAAAAAAATGCGGGATGTAATCGAGCGATTATCGTGGCTCACAACGCGGCATTTGACCATGGCTTTGTATCTAAGGCTAATGAACGTTGTAAATTAAAGCGCGTGCCATTTCATCCCTTCGCAACCTTTGATACCGCAACCCTAAGTGGGCTTGCTTTTGGCCAAACTGTTTTGGCTAAAGCCTGCAAAACAGCGGGTATTGAGTTTGATAATAAAGAGGCTCATTCAGCACTCTACGATACTCAAAAAACCACAGAACTGTTCTGTACGATAGTCAACAAATGGAAAGCACTAGGTGGCTGGCCATTAATAGACTCAAACCAAGAATAA
- the grxD gene encoding Grx4 family monothiol glutaredoxin, which yields METLDKIKQQIEQNSILLYMKGSPKLPSCGFSSQASQALMACGEKFAYVDILQNPDIRAELPAYAQWPTFPQLWVEGELVGGCDIILEMFQKGELQPLVKQAAERDAASE from the coding sequence ATGGAAACCCTAGATAAAATCAAACAGCAGATTGAACAAAATTCTATTCTTTTATATATGAAAGGTTCACCTAAACTACCAAGTTGTGGTTTCTCTTCTCAAGCGTCTCAAGCATTGATGGCATGTGGCGAAAAGTTTGCTTATGTTGATATTCTGCAAAACCCAGACATTCGTGCTGAGCTTCCTGCTTACGCTCAATGGCCTACCTTCCCACAACTTTGGGTTGAAGGTGAGCTAGTTGGCGGGTGTGACATTATTCTAGAAATGTTTCAAAAAGGTGAGCTACAACCTCTTGTTAAGCAAGCCGCTGAACGTGATGCTGCTAGCGAGTAA
- the gloA gene encoding lactoylglutathione lyase has translation MSQGRVLHTMIRVGDLDKSIEFYTKVMGMELLRKHDNEAYKYTLAFVGFGDESHGAVIELTYNWGTTEYDLGSGYGHVAIGYDDIYATCDAIKAAGGNVTREPGPVQGGSTHIAFVKDPDGYKIELIQRADATAGLQG, from the coding sequence ATGTCTCAAGGCCGCGTTTTACACACCATGATCCGTGTTGGGGATCTGGACAAGTCTATCGAATTCTATACCAAGGTTATGGGGATGGAACTGCTTCGTAAGCACGACAACGAAGCCTACAAATATACGCTAGCGTTTGTTGGATTCGGCGATGAATCTCATGGTGCCGTTATCGAACTTACCTACAACTGGGGCACGACTGAGTATGATCTTGGCAGTGGCTATGGCCATGTCGCTATCGGGTACGATGATATCTACGCAACCTGCGATGCTATCAAAGCCGCAGGGGGGAATGTGACTCGTGAACCAGGACCAGTACAAGGTGGTAGTACCCACATCGCCTTTGTTAAAGACCCTGATGGCTATAAGATAGAGCTAATCCAACGCGCCGATGCGACCGCTGGGCTACAAGGTTAG
- the nth gene encoding endonuclease III gives MNKDKRKIILERLRENNPNPQTELNWSSPFELLIAVLLSAQATDVSVNKATDKLYPVANTPQGLLDLGIDGLKSYIKTIGLFNSKAENTIKTCRILLEQHGGEVPESREALEALPGVGRKTANVVLNTAFGWPTIAVDTHIYRVSNRTKFAMGKTVDDVEQKLLKVVPKEFKLDVHHWLILHGRYTCIARKPRCGSCIIEDLCEFSDKVDL, from the coding sequence ATGAATAAAGATAAAAGAAAGATAATTTTAGAACGCCTTCGGGAAAATAACCCGAATCCACAAACTGAGTTAAATTGGAGCTCACCTTTTGAGCTGCTAATTGCAGTTTTACTGTCAGCACAAGCCACAGATGTAAGTGTAAACAAGGCAACTGATAAGTTATATCCAGTAGCCAATACACCCCAAGGGCTACTTGATCTTGGGATAGATGGGTTAAAGAGTTATATCAAAACCATCGGCCTTTTTAACTCTAAAGCTGAAAACACCATTAAAACCTGCCGCATTTTATTAGAGCAACATGGCGGAGAGGTTCCTGAGAGTCGTGAAGCACTGGAAGCCCTACCTGGCGTTGGCAGAAAAACGGCTAATGTGGTACTTAACACTGCATTTGGCTGGCCTACTATCGCAGTAGATACCCACATCTACCGCGTTTCTAATCGCACCAAATTTGCGATGGGAAAAACCGTTGATGACGTTGAGCAAAAGCTATTAAAGGTTGTTCCTAAAGAGTTCAAACTGGACGTGCATCACTGGCTGATCTTACACGGTCGCTATACCTGCATTGCGCGTAAACCAAGATGCGGCAGCTGCATCATTGAAGATTTATGTGAATTCTCTGACAAAGTAGACCTGTAG
- a CDS encoding Na+/H+ antiporter family protein, with amino-acid sequence MNPVVISVCIMLILALMRVNVVVALTFSAIIGGLTSGMSVSDTVAAFEGGLGGGATIALSYAMLGTFAVAISKSGITDLLAQTVIKRINGRNNDSAATGLKYLVLVALVLITMSSQNVIPVHIAFIPILIPPLLVVFSKLKLDRRMIACVLTFGLVTPYMVLPIGFGGIFLNNILLKNLTDNGLQNISAADVPVAMLLPATGMLCGLLTAIFISYRKPREYKLTDMSPISSDATPVNKKNILIAVLGILAALSVQLYTGSMIIGALDGFMVFTFGGVIAWKETHDVFTQGVHMMAMIGFIMIAAAGFAAVMKASGGVESLVEALSTSIGDNKALAALLMLIVGLLVTMGIGSSFSTIPIIATIYVPLALAFGFSPMATIALVGTAAALGDAGSPASDSTLGPTSGLNADGQHEHIWQTVVPTFIHYNIPLIIFGWIAAMVL; translated from the coding sequence ATGAACCCCGTAGTTATATCCGTATGCATCATGCTGATACTGGCCTTGATGCGTGTCAACGTAGTGGTCGCCCTAACCTTCAGTGCCATTATTGGTGGCCTTACATCTGGTATGAGCGTAAGCGACACTGTTGCCGCCTTTGAAGGTGGTTTGGGTGGCGGAGCTACAATTGCCCTTAGCTACGCTATGCTAGGTACCTTTGCTGTCGCAATCTCTAAATCAGGAATAACCGATTTACTAGCACAAACCGTCATTAAACGTATTAATGGGCGCAACAATGACAGTGCTGCAACTGGGCTTAAATACCTAGTATTAGTTGCACTAGTATTGATTACTATGTCTTCACAAAACGTGATTCCGGTGCATATTGCGTTTATCCCAATTCTAATTCCGCCTTTGCTAGTAGTATTTTCTAAGCTCAAGCTCGACCGTAGAATGATTGCTTGTGTACTCACCTTTGGCCTAGTAACGCCGTATATGGTTTTACCAATTGGGTTTGGTGGGATTTTCCTAAATAATATCTTGCTAAAAAATCTAACCGACAACGGTTTACAAAATATCTCAGCTGCTGATGTGCCAGTGGCAATGCTATTACCCGCTACCGGTATGCTATGTGGTCTATTAACGGCTATTTTCATCAGCTATCGTAAGCCACGCGAGTATAAGCTAACGGATATGAGCCCGATTAGTTCAGACGCTACTCCGGTCAATAAGAAAAACATTCTTATTGCCGTATTAGGCATTTTAGCTGCACTTTCTGTTCAGTTGTATACAGGTTCCATGATCATTGGTGCTCTCGATGGTTTTATGGTGTTTACCTTCGGTGGGGTTATAGCCTGGAAAGAGACCCATGATGTGTTTACTCAGGGTGTACACATGATGGCAATGATTGGCTTTATTATGATTGCAGCGGCCGGTTTTGCCGCGGTAATGAAAGCAAGTGGTGGCGTTGAAAGCTTAGTTGAAGCACTGTCTACTTCAATTGGCGACAACAAAGCCTTAGCGGCATTACTCATGCTCATTGTTGGGTTACTTGTCACCATGGGTATTGGCTCGTCTTTCTCTACAATCCCTATCATTGCAACCATCTATGTGCCTCTCGCGCTCGCTTTCGGGTTTTCACCAATGGCCACTATCGCCTTAGTTGGAACAGCGGCGGCGCTTGGTGACGCGGGGTCTCCGGCTTCAGATTCAACCTTAGGCCCAACATCTGGCTTGAATGCCGACGGTCAACATGAACATATCTGGCAAACCGTCGTTCCAACCTTTATCCATTATAATATTCCCTTAATTATATTCGGTTGGATTGCAGCTATGGTGCTGTAA